In one Variovorax sp. V213 genomic region, the following are encoded:
- a CDS encoding Bug family tripartite tricarboxylate transporter substrate binding protein, with translation MFTRHLAIPLLALALCASHAPSFAQTFPSRPVTLVVPFPPGGGTDTGGRVIAEQLGRRWSQPVIVENKGGAAGQIGADFVAKSRPDGYTLLLGNIGTQAINPLLYPKLPYDADKAFAPVSLVAELPLAMMVNPSVPAKTAAEFVALAKSRPGQMSYSSSGAGGAPHLAAEMFKDQTGSFILHVPYRGGGPAIADLLAGHVQLSFMTVLEASGHIKAGKLRALAVTGDKRVPAFPDVPTLAESVVPGFNAISWIGLLAPAGTPQDVVDKIAGDLRAVLADESVKARFVGLGGVPRAASPQEFAKLIADDKGRYAQVIRSRKITIE, from the coding sequence GCTGGTGGTTCCGTTCCCGCCGGGCGGCGGGACGGACACCGGGGGCCGCGTCATCGCCGAGCAGTTGGGCCGGCGCTGGAGCCAGCCTGTCATCGTGGAGAACAAGGGTGGTGCCGCCGGGCAGATCGGTGCCGACTTCGTCGCCAAGTCCAGGCCCGACGGCTACACGCTGCTGCTGGGCAACATCGGGACGCAGGCGATCAATCCCTTGCTGTATCCCAAGTTGCCCTACGACGCCGACAAGGCCTTTGCCCCCGTGTCCCTGGTGGCCGAGCTGCCGCTGGCCATGATGGTCAATCCGTCGGTCCCCGCGAAGACCGCAGCCGAATTCGTCGCGCTGGCCAAGTCCAGGCCGGGCCAGATGAGCTACAGCAGTTCGGGCGCCGGCGGTGCCCCACACCTGGCAGCCGAGATGTTCAAGGACCAGACGGGCTCCTTCATCCTGCATGTGCCCTACCGCGGCGGTGGACCGGCCATCGCCGATCTGCTCGCGGGCCATGTGCAGCTGTCGTTCATGACAGTGCTGGAAGCGTCCGGCCACATCAAGGCAGGCAAGCTGCGTGCGCTGGCCGTGACAGGCGACAAGCGCGTGCCGGCGTTTCCCGATGTTCCCACGCTCGCAGAAAGCGTGGTGCCCGGCTTCAACGCGATCTCCTGGATCGGCCTGCTGGCACCGGCGGGCACGCCGCAGGACGTGGTGGACAAGATCGCTGGCGACCTGCGCGCCGTGCTGGCCGACGAATCGGTCAAGGCACGTTTCGTGGGTTTGGGCGGCGTGCCACGCGCCGCCTCGCCGCAGGAGTTCGCCAAGCTGATCGCCGATGACAAGGGCCGCTACGCGCAGGTCATCCGCAGCCGCAAGATCACGATCGAGTGA
- a CDS encoding Bug family tripartite tricarboxylate transporter substrate binding protein produces the protein MQLASLIKVLAISASLAALPTAASAEAAYPTRAIKIIVPAPPGGAIDTIARVVGDKLALSMGQPVIVDNRPGASNNLGTDVLAKSVPDGYTIGIVGGSHNTNKFLFKNLGWDPEKSFDPIVYTHEVPLVFAIYPQLPAKTLPEFVAWMKAHPEEAKVATSGRGSAQEMAAEMFRMASGAQMLLVPYKGSSAAHPDLLAGRTALFIDTISAILPQVKAGNARAVAVSTRKRTKSLPDVPTADEQGFKGYDANTNGGFLAPAGTPKPIIAKLNAEINAALKLPDVRTKLEAAGIEIQGGTPQEYAAVIKSDLAKWGKVVKEAGIQAE, from the coding sequence ATGCAGCTCGCATCCCTGATCAAGGTCCTTGCAATCTCGGCATCGCTGGCCGCGCTGCCGACCGCGGCGTCGGCCGAGGCGGCCTACCCGACTCGCGCCATCAAGATCATCGTGCCCGCTCCGCCGGGCGGCGCGATCGACACCATTGCCCGCGTCGTCGGAGACAAGCTCGCACTGTCGATGGGCCAGCCGGTGATCGTGGACAACCGGCCCGGCGCATCCAACAACCTCGGCACGGACGTGCTCGCCAAGTCGGTGCCCGACGGCTACACGATCGGCATCGTGGGCGGCAGCCACAACACCAACAAGTTCCTGTTCAAGAACCTCGGCTGGGATCCGGAAAAAAGCTTCGATCCCATCGTCTACACCCACGAGGTGCCGCTGGTATTCGCCATCTATCCGCAGCTTCCCGCCAAGACGCTGCCCGAGTTCGTGGCCTGGATGAAGGCCCATCCGGAGGAGGCCAAGGTTGCCACCTCCGGCCGCGGCAGTGCGCAGGAAATGGCGGCCGAGATGTTCCGCATGGCAAGCGGTGCGCAGATGCTGCTGGTTCCCTACAAGGGTTCATCGGCCGCGCACCCCGATCTGCTGGCCGGACGCACCGCGCTCTTCATCGACACCATCAGTGCCATCCTGCCGCAGGTGAAGGCCGGCAATGCGCGGGCTGTGGCAGTGTCGACGCGCAAGCGGACAAAGTCCCTGCCCGACGTGCCAACCGCGGACGAACAGGGATTCAAGGGCTACGACGCCAATACGAACGGCGGGTTCCTGGCGCCGGCCGGCACGCCCAAGCCGATCATCGCCAAGCTGAATGCCGAGATCAACGCGGCGCTGAAGCTGCCCGATGTGCGGACCAAGCTGGAAGCGGCCGGCATCGAGATACAGGGCGGAACGCCGCAGGAGTACGCCGCGGTGATCAAGTCCGACCTCGCCAAATGGGGCAAGGTGGTCAAGGAGGCCGGCATCCAGGCGGAATGA
- a CDS encoding CaiB/BaiF CoA transferase family protein, producing MTSFPESTASASKGAPLAGVRVLDLTRLLPGPLGTMHLADLGADVVKIEDTGAGDYASPSVRALVNRNKRAIRIDLKHAQGVATLLRLCRNADVLVEGFRPGVMRRLGVGYEAVAAVNPRIVYCSISGFGQTGPLCDTPGHDLNYASLAGVADQIGNAAGPALSNLPVADLLGGTMTAVAGILAALFDAARSGRGRHVDIAMADGVLAHAVLPLAGLHQHGQVARIGHSALTGSLACYGYYRTADDRHVAVGALEPKFWHDLCRLLERPDLAPLHRSGDAATEERLRAELAAIFGARPLAHWRGLFHDGVGCVTPVLRIDETLEHPHFRARGMRVGGDDAAAPQLGCPIKMTGFEPAVPRPAPRAGEHTDEILRQAGLDASAVAELRAAGAID from the coding sequence ATGACCTCTTTCCCTGAATCCACGGCGAGCGCATCCAAGGGCGCGCCGCTCGCAGGCGTGCGCGTACTCGACCTGACCCGCCTGCTGCCGGGGCCGCTCGGCACCATGCATCTGGCCGACCTTGGCGCCGACGTCGTCAAGATCGAAGACACCGGCGCCGGCGACTACGCGAGCCCCTCGGTGCGCGCGCTTGTCAACCGCAACAAGCGCGCGATCCGCATCGACCTGAAGCACGCGCAAGGCGTGGCCACGCTGCTTCGCCTGTGCCGCAATGCCGACGTGCTGGTGGAGGGCTTCCGCCCTGGCGTGATGCGGCGGCTGGGCGTGGGCTACGAAGCGGTGGCGGCGGTGAACCCGCGCATCGTCTACTGCAGCATCAGCGGCTTCGGCCAGACCGGCCCGCTGTGCGACACGCCGGGGCACGACCTGAACTACGCCTCGCTCGCGGGCGTTGCCGACCAGATCGGCAACGCCGCGGGCCCTGCCCTGTCGAACCTGCCCGTGGCCGATCTGCTGGGCGGCACCATGACCGCGGTGGCGGGCATCCTGGCCGCGCTGTTCGATGCCGCGCGCAGCGGCCGCGGACGGCATGTGGACATCGCCATGGCCGACGGCGTGCTGGCCCACGCGGTGCTGCCGCTGGCCGGCCTGCACCAGCACGGCCAGGTGGCGCGCATCGGCCACAGCGCGCTGACCGGTTCCCTTGCCTGCTATGGCTACTACCGCACGGCCGACGACCGGCACGTGGCGGTCGGCGCGCTGGAGCCGAAGTTCTGGCACGACCTGTGCCGCCTGCTGGAGCGCCCCGACCTCGCGCCGCTGCACCGCAGCGGCGATGCCGCCACCGAGGAGCGCCTGCGCGCCGAGCTGGCCGCCATATTCGGCGCGCGGCCGCTCGCGCACTGGCGCGGCCTGTTCCACGACGGTGTGGGCTGCGTGACGCCGGTGCTGCGCATCGACGAGACCCTGGAGCATCCGCATTTCCGCGCGCGCGGCATGCGCGTGGGGGGCGATGATGCGGCGGCGCCGCAACTCGGCTGTCCCATCAAGATGACCGGCTTCGAGCCCGCCGTTCCGCGGCCCGCCCCGCGCGCCGGCGAGCACACCGACGAGATCCTGCGACAGGCCGGCCTCGACGCGTCGGCCGTGGCCGAACTGCGGGCGGCCGGCGCCATCGATTGA